The following are encoded in a window of Gossypium raimondii isolate GPD5lz chromosome 13, ASM2569854v1, whole genome shotgun sequence genomic DNA:
- the LOC128036245 gene encoding PTI1-like tyrosine-protein kinase 3, with amino-acid sequence MHRWLCCSCQVEENYQSRENEHLKCNSDGHQKNSKVVSPIKPEERKSSSLIEVPALSLEELKEKTDNFRSNALIGEGSYGRVYYANLNDGKTVAVKKLDVSTEPNTLLS; translated from the exons ATGCATCGGTGGCTTTGCTGTTCGTGTCAGGTCGAGGAGAATTACCAATCGCGTGAAAACGAGCATTTGAAGTGTAATTCAGATG GACATCAAAAGAACTCAAAGGTGGTTTCTCCTATCAAACCTGAAGAGCGAAAATCGTCGTCACTTATTGAAGTGCCTGCATTATCATTAGAAGAACTGAAAGAAAAGACAGACAATTTCAGATCAAATGCTTTAATTGGGGAGGGTTCCTACGGAAGAGTTTATTATGCAAACTTGAATGATGGAAAAACTGTGGCTGTTAAAAAGCTTGATGTTTCCACTGAGCCCAATACTCTTTTGTCTTAG
- the LOC105784537 gene encoding uncharacterized protein LOC105784537: MLFELENFDKEADKILYMNYQLECGGTLQMPKNLNYGGSSYNNLTLGPRLQVHPEVIISTEANIREKTNNGEDSDQDIKKFSDPDIDNDLDDIDDEGPKEPKTKKSQIRADLFTKSQTKKFRGAERRAAIPPSAIRLLASPTLFSQRRHYSQLVKSNGKRLFLIDTLALVRRLEVEGLPSKQAEAITAAMTEILNDSLENVSLSVVSNTTCSIPSLPFQ; encoded by the exons ATGTTATTTGAGCTTGAGAACTTTGATAAAGAAgctgataaaattttatacatgaatt ATCAGTTAGAATGCGGAGGGACATTGCAGATGCCCAAAAATCTAAATTATGGTGGGAGTTCGTATAACAACCTTACCTTGGGTCCCCGTCTACAAGTACATCCGGAAGTGATAATAAGCACAGAGGCAAACATCAGAGAAAAGACCAATAATGGTGAAGATTCTGATCAGgacattaaaaaatttagtgaCCCCGATATTGATAATGATTTGGATGATATCGACGATGAAGGCCCGAAAGAG ccaaaaactaaaaaatcccAAATTCGCGCTGATTTGTTCACAAAATCCCAAACGAAAAAATTTAGAGGAGCAGAACGACGCGCTGCGATTCCTCCCTCTGCGATTCGATTGTTAGCTTCTCCCACTCTATTTTCACAGCGGAGGCACTATTCTCAGCTCGTTAAATCTAATGGAAAGCGATTGTTTCTCATCGACACTTTAGCTTTG GTTAGGAGATTAGAGGTGGAAGGTCTGCCTTCGAAGCAAGCCGAGGCAATAACAGCAGCCATGACTGAAATTTTGAATGACAGCTTAGAAAATGTGTCTCTTTCAGTTGTTTCCAATACTACTTGCTCAATTCCTTCCCTTCCATTTCAATGA